A genomic region of Pseudomonas sp. MPC6 contains the following coding sequences:
- a CDS encoding DUF1003 domain-containing protein — protein MTTDTKTTAAVDHLRFHRPHAHLAPTFGNDKFALRAEAFARFFGTPTFLGAQTLIVVVWICLNLFGVAHFDLYPFILLNLAFSLQAAYAAPLILLAQTRQAARDKAQSEADAQHREALAVANSERQAQAAQNTAQLLELLEQNTRLTEMTKALTERIESLTSEMHQHFVAKDQPSR, from the coding sequence ATGACCACCGACACCAAAACCACCGCCGCCGTCGATCACCTGCGTTTCCACCGGCCTCACGCGCACCTGGCGCCGACCTTTGGCAACGACAAGTTTGCCTTGCGCGCCGAAGCCTTTGCGCGGTTCTTCGGCACGCCGACCTTTCTCGGTGCGCAGACGCTGATCGTGGTGGTGTGGATATGCCTTAATCTGTTTGGCGTGGCCCACTTTGACCTGTACCCGTTCATCCTGCTCAACCTGGCGTTCAGCCTGCAAGCGGCTTATGCCGCACCCCTGATTCTGCTGGCCCAGACCCGCCAGGCCGCCCGTGACAAAGCCCAGTCCGAAGCCGATGCGCAACACCGCGAAGCCCTGGCCGTGGCCAACTCCGAACGTCAGGCCCAGGCCGCGCAGAACACCGCGCAACTGTTGGAACTGCTGGAGCAGAACACCCGGCTGACCGAGATGACCAAGGCCCTGACCGAACGCATCGAGAGCCTGACGTCGGAGATGCATCAGCACTTTGTGGCCAAGGATCAGCCGAGCCGCTGA
- a CDS encoding glycerophosphodiester phosphodiesterase: MPVTFTQSALLLSVLLGLGQAQAASEPSPTALATRLGIPHPAVIAHRGASFDAPESTAPAYKLARDLGADYLELDLQRSKDGVLFALHDDNLQRTTDVSTKFPERKDSPANAFTLAELKTLDAGSWFNSAYPDRARPSYAGLKILTLDEIIDIAQGNPLHKPGLYIETKEPKQFPGLERDLKDKLQDRGWLSPTGSKLAKSELAVGQGKGKVVLQTFEKGSLELLQKEMPQVPKILLLWVGEGSIEPKSKVTFAQSGDKDKATFYAKQQPKDKAEFQRWVEYAKAQGAIGTGPSVRLTQGGDQSYSDLVQPWMNQYTHDQGLLVHAYTVDDAVDYQKVMDTGVDGIFTNRASELLKFYKRPAAASVTQLLKNNGY, encoded by the coding sequence ATGCCTGTCACCTTCACCCAAAGCGCCCTGCTGCTGAGTGTGCTGCTCGGCCTCGGCCAGGCACAGGCCGCCAGCGAACCAAGCCCCACCGCACTGGCGACCCGCCTGGGTATCCCGCATCCCGCCGTGATCGCCCACCGTGGCGCGTCCTTCGATGCACCGGAATCCACCGCCCCGGCTTACAAACTGGCGCGCGATCTGGGCGCCGATTACCTGGAGCTGGACTTGCAGCGCAGCAAGGACGGCGTGCTGTTCGCCCTGCACGACGACAACCTGCAACGTACCACCGACGTCTCCACCAAATTTCCGGAGCGCAAGGACAGCCCGGCCAACGCCTTCACCCTTGCCGAACTGAAAACCCTCGATGCCGGCAGCTGGTTCAACAGCGCTTACCCGGATCGCGCCCGCCCGTCCTATGCGGGGCTGAAGATCCTGACCCTGGACGAGATCATCGACATCGCCCAGGGCAACCCGCTGCACAAGCCGGGCCTGTACATCGAAACCAAGGAACCGAAGCAGTTTCCCGGTCTCGAACGCGACCTCAAGGACAAGCTCCAGGATCGCGGCTGGTTGAGTCCGACCGGTTCGAAACTGGCGAAAAGCGAACTGGCGGTCGGCCAGGGCAAAGGCAAGGTGGTGCTGCAAACGTTCGAGAAGGGCAGCCTCGAACTGTTGCAAAAGGAAATGCCGCAAGTGCCGAAGATCCTGCTGCTGTGGGTCGGCGAAGGCAGCATCGAGCCCAAGTCCAAGGTGACCTTCGCCCAGTCCGGCGACAAGGACAAAGCGACGTTCTACGCCAAACAGCAACCGAAGGACAAAGCCGAATTCCAGCGCTGGGTCGAGTACGCCAAGGCCCAGGGCGCCATCGGCACCGGCCCTTCTGTCAGGCTGACCCAGGGGGGTGATCAGAGTTACTCGGACCTGGTGCAACCGTGGATGAACCAGTACACCCATGACCAGGGCTTGCTGGTGCACGCCTACACCGTCGACGATGCCGTGGATTATCAGAAAGTCATGGACACCGGCGTCGATGGCATTTTCACCAACCGCGCCAGCGAACTGCTCAAGTTTTATAAACGGCCGGCGGCGGCGAGTGTG
- a CDS encoding type II toxin-antitoxin system prevent-host-death family antitoxin: MTERVQVNMHEAQSQLSQLAKRAWHGDTVVIVKDGKPYLDLLPHVGTLRARKPGRLKGEIWMSADFDKTPEDIISFESLIEETHAFLRGYPMNRR; this comes from the coding sequence ATGACTGAACGGGTACAAGTAAACATGCACGAAGCACAATCCCAACTCTCTCAACTCGCTAAGCGTGCATGGCATGGTGATACGGTTGTGATCGTCAAGGACGGCAAGCCTTATCTGGACCTGCTGCCTCATGTCGGAACACTGCGGGCGCGCAAACCAGGGCGGTTGAAGGGGGAAATTTGGATGTCTGCGGATTTTGACAAGACACCTGAGGACATCATTTCCTTTGAGTCGCTTATTGAGGAAACTCATGCGTTTCTCCGGGGCTATCCGATGAACCGCCGGTAA
- the vsr gene encoding DNA mismatch endonuclease Vsr, giving the protein MDIVDSATRSRMMAAIRGKNTGPEIVVRRYLHAHGYRFRIHRKDLPGKPDIVMPKLRTCIFVHGCFWHRHPDCKFAYTPKSRLDFWLPKFAKNVERDQAAQDALRALGWNVVIIWECETKKTDLLRHKISEALAANSQA; this is encoded by the coding sequence GTGGATATCGTAGATAGCGCGACCAGATCGCGGATGATGGCCGCCATTCGTGGAAAAAATACTGGTCCGGAAATTGTGGTCCGGAGGTACCTGCATGCCCATGGCTATCGATTTCGTATACATCGAAAAGACCTACCTGGAAAACCGGACATTGTAATGCCGAAGCTCCGCACCTGTATATTTGTCCATGGATGCTTTTGGCACCGTCATCCTGATTGCAAATTCGCCTACACACCGAAAAGCAGGCTCGACTTTTGGTTGCCTAAATTCGCTAAAAACGTTGAGAGAGATCAGGCAGCTCAGGACGCGTTGCGTGCACTCGGGTGGAACGTCGTGATCATCTGGGAATGTGAAACAAAAAAAACCGACTTATTACGCCACAAAATCTCCGAGGCGCTCGCTGCAAACTCTCAGGCATAA
- a CDS encoding TetR/AcrR family transcriptional regulator — protein MTAPQRLTDRKRAAIIQAAIAEFRANGFDITSMDKIAATAGVSKRTVYNHFPSKEELFAEILNQLWARLTAEPETSYRPDLPLRDQMRRMLMAKLQMMSDDNFLDLARIAIAATIHSPERAQNMVARMGEREESLTLWIRAAQAAGRLKPGEPEFAAQQIQGMLKSFAFWPQISMGLPTLSAERQSAVVESALDMFLACHQV, from the coding sequence ATGACTGCCCCACAGCGCCTCACCGATCGAAAACGTGCAGCCATCATTCAGGCGGCGATTGCCGAATTCCGTGCCAACGGCTTCGACATCACCAGCATGGACAAGATCGCCGCCACTGCAGGGGTGTCGAAGCGCACGGTGTACAACCACTTCCCCAGTAAGGAAGAGTTGTTCGCCGAAATCCTCAATCAGTTGTGGGCGCGACTGACCGCGGAACCGGAAACGTCCTACCGTCCGGACCTGCCCCTGCGCGACCAGATGCGCCGGATGCTGATGGCAAAGTTGCAGATGATGAGCGACGACAATTTTCTCGACCTGGCCCGGATTGCCATCGCCGCCACCATCCATTCCCCGGAGCGTGCGCAGAACATGGTCGCGCGCATGGGCGAACGCGAAGAAAGCCTGACCCTGTGGATCCGTGCCGCCCAGGCCGCCGGCCGGTTAAAACCGGGCGAGCCGGAATTTGCCGCGCAGCAGATTCAGGGAATGCTCAAGTCCTTTGCCTTCTGGCCACAGATTTCCATGGGCCTGCCAACCCTGTCAGCCGAGCGGCAGAGCGCAGTCGTGGAGTCGGCGCTGGACATGTTTCTGGCCTGCCATCAGGTCTAG
- a CDS encoding helix-turn-helix transcriptional regulator, translating into MASYAMKITLERIALFQFTPTHCAQARAMLGWSIKELSEESGVSVDAIQRFEAERDVLDVTRLALAYRFEAQGLVFFPGFAPGRGMNVKGSTPNPVGRADYAMVE; encoded by the coding sequence ATGGCCTCTTATGCGATGAAGATCACCCTGGAACGTATCGCCCTTTTCCAATTCACGCCAACCCACTGCGCCCAGGCCCGGGCGATGCTGGGTTGGAGTATCAAAGAGCTGTCTGAAGAATCCGGCGTTTCGGTTGACGCCATTCAACGATTCGAAGCCGAGCGTGATGTGCTGGATGTGACCCGGCTGGCGTTGGCTTACCGGTTCGAAGCGCAGGGGTTGGTGTTCTTCCCGGGGTTTGCGCCGGGGAGAGGGATGAATGTGAAGGGCTCGACGCCGAATCCGGTGGGACGGGCGGATTATGCGATGGTTGAGTGA
- a CDS encoding DUF2025 family protein encodes MRITSQLICQAADQLKGFVGLNRKTGQYIVRFSEDAFGMDVADDGIIAASEFVWAAGPEQAMTLKRESIQLLLDQHIDDRINITEPLRVYMNRREVPEISAVRSLVQG; translated from the coding sequence ATGCGTATCACTTCCCAGCTCATCTGCCAGGCTGCCGACCAACTCAAGGGCTTCGTCGGCCTCAATCGAAAAACCGGCCAGTACATCGTTCGCTTCAGTGAAGACGCGTTCGGCATGGACGTGGCGGATGACGGCATCATTGCGGCGAGCGAGTTCGTCTGGGCAGCCGGTCCGGAGCAGGCCATGACGCTTAAACGCGAGTCGATTCAGTTGTTGCTGGATCAGCACATCGATGACCGGATCAACATTACCGAGCCGTTGCGGGTGTACATGAACCGGCGGGAAGTGCCTGAGATTTCGGCAGTGCGCAGTCTGGTGCAGGGCTGA
- a CDS encoding MBL fold metallo-hydrolase — protein sequence MATSTSPADNTATPEASRQTQVQYRNHAPVQREGFRKTLRILWNMIFHKPGNTRPTAPVPVQNLTRAALLAAPNHSVYRLGHSTVLLKLRDKFWITDPVFAERASPVQWAGPKRFHQPPISLDELPPIEAVILSHDHYDHLDYQAVLKLADKANYFLTPLGVGDTLIKWGVDASKVRQLDWWQGTEVDGLQFIATPSQHFSGRGLFDGNSTLWASWVMIDGDTRIFFSGDSGYFDGFKRIGEQFGPFDLTLMETGAYNVEWPHVHMQPEQTLQAHLDLKGRWLLPIHNGTFDLSMHAWYEPFDRILALAWERNVSITTPQMGQAFNVLHPQRGSTWWDEVEQQVYLQSVG from the coding sequence ATGGCCACCTCAACTTCCCCGGCGGACAACACCGCCACACCTGAAGCATCTCGACAGACTCAAGTGCAATACCGAAACCATGCCCCGGTGCAACGCGAAGGTTTTCGTAAAACCTTGCGCATCCTGTGGAACATGATCTTCCACAAACCGGGCAACACCCGCCCGACGGCACCCGTACCGGTGCAAAACCTGACGCGAGCGGCATTGCTTGCCGCGCCCAATCACAGCGTCTACCGCCTCGGTCATTCCACGGTACTGCTGAAACTGCGCGACAAATTCTGGATCACCGACCCGGTCTTCGCTGAACGCGCCTCACCGGTGCAATGGGCCGGCCCCAAGCGTTTCCATCAGCCACCGATCAGCCTGGACGAACTGCCGCCGATTGAAGCGGTGATCCTGTCCCACGATCACTATGACCACCTCGATTATCAGGCGGTACTCAAACTGGCGGACAAGGCTAACTACTTCCTGACGCCCCTGGGCGTAGGCGACACCCTGATCAAATGGGGCGTCGACGCCAGCAAGGTGCGTCAGCTGGACTGGTGGCAGGGCACCGAGGTCGATGGCCTGCAGTTCATCGCCACCCCTTCGCAACATTTTTCCGGCCGCGGCCTGTTCGACGGCAACAGCACCCTGTGGGCTTCATGGGTGATGATCGACGGCGACACGCGAATCTTCTTCAGCGGCGACAGCGGCTATTTCGACGGCTTCAAACGCATCGGCGAACAGTTCGGACCGTTCGACCTGACACTGATGGAAACCGGCGCCTACAACGTTGAATGGCCCCATGTGCACATGCAGCCGGAGCAGACCTTGCAAGCGCATCTCGATCTGAAAGGGCGCTGGTTACTGCCGATCCACAACGGCACTTTCGACCTGTCGATGCATGCCTGGTACGAACCCTTTGACCGGATCCTGGCGTTGGCCTGGGAGCGCAATGTGTCGATCACCACGCCGCAGATGGGGCAAGCCTTCAATGTGCTGCATCCGCAGCGAGGCAGCACCTGGTGGGATGAGGTCGAGCAGCAGGTGTACCTGCAGAGTGTCGGCTAA
- a CDS encoding Bro-N domain-containing protein gives MSEPLVSTLFTRHGTGLNALLVENQAWFCAQDLGRLMGKNLDERLSRKLDPDQRQIMLVEAYGIAKERLMISESGVYALLIYHYCPEYRLLREWLTHQVVPALRDARPSRSIERPTLSVLNWPKMSLCMLHWQDEPWIRLRDMPCVLADDPFNQRGSWWRKAARALRGF, from the coding sequence ATGTCTGAACCGCTCGTTTCAACCCTATTTACTCGTCATGGCACTGGTCTTAATGCCCTTCTCGTGGAGAACCAGGCTTGGTTCTGTGCTCAAGACTTGGGACGATTGATGGGCAAAAATCTCGACGAACGCCTGTCACGCAAGCTCGATCCAGATCAGCGGCAGATAATGCTCGTGGAGGCTTACGGGATTGCCAAAGAACGGCTGATGATCAGCGAGTCTGGCGTCTATGCGTTGTTGATTTATCACTATTGCCCGGAGTATCGGCTGCTGAGGGAATGGCTGACGCACCAGGTGGTTCCGGCGCTGCGTGATGCGCGTCCATCGCGGTCGATTGAACGGCCAACGTTGAGTGTGCTGAACTGGCCGAAAATGTCGCTCTGCATGTTGCACTGGCAGGATGAACCGTGGATTCGGTTGCGGGATATGCCTTGTGTGTTGGCCGATGATCCATTCAATCAGCGCGGATCCTGGTGGCGTAAGGCAGCACGCGCGCTGCGAGGTTTCTGA